The nucleotide window AATAACATTGCCCATAATGCCTATTTTGTACTTCATAGCTCACCTGAGGAGTTTCACCACGAGCCACATCATTAAACAAAGGTGACTGTCCAAGGACATTAATGTCGTTTAGGGAACCTAGAAGGCCGAAGAAGGCGTGCCAAATCCAAGTATCGTAGGATGCCACTGCCTCTAAGATGATTGTTGGTTTCCCCTTATAGCCAGTATACTGGCCTCCCCATCCGGTGGGACAATTTTTCCACTGCCAGTGCATACAATCGAGGCTCCCGATCATTCCTGGAAATCCTCTTTCTGCTGCCTTGTCGAGAAGTCGTCGCAGATCAGCCGGTGTTGGTCGGCGGAGATAATGCTCATGGTACACATTCCATATTGCTCTGGTGAAGTGTTCTAAAATCTCGATGGCAGTGGATTCTGCAATATCCATGTAATCATCAAAGAAGTCGGTTGTGACCCCATATGCGAGTTATCTCATGGCGCATGTAAGCTTTTGTTCAGTGGATAGGCCGACTCTCCCAGTTGCATCTCTTCcttgaacaaaatatggaTCGTAGTTGGCCATGTCGTGCATCATCCTGTCAAATACCCAAGGTTGCATTATGTATCGCCTACGAAATATATTTGGTTCGTACCTGCATGGATCCGTGAAGTATAAAG belongs to Fragaria vesca subsp. vesca unplaced genomic scaffold, FraVesHawaii_1.0 scf0510138, whole genome shotgun sequence and includes:
- the LOC101304928 gene encoding uncharacterized protein LOC101304928, yielding MDIAESTAIEILEHFTRAIWNVYHEHYLRRPTPADLRRLLDKAAERGFPGMIGSLDCMHWQWKNCPTGWGGQYTGYKGKPTIILEAVASYDTWIWHAFFGLLGSLNDINVLGQSPLFNDVARGETPQ